DNA from Microbacterium sp. SORGH_AS_0969:
CGCACCGTTTCACGAATCTCGCGACGGTGCATCTCGGCATCCCGGTGCACTTCCTCAAGGTGCACGAGTCGGGGACGATCACGAAGGCGTACGAGAACGATGACGTGAATTTCCCCACCGATCGCCTCGGGTCGATCGAGGGGCAGATGTGCTGCCGTCGGTGGACGAGTCGCGTGGTGTTCGAGGAGGACGACCTCTTCAACCCGTACTACCAGTACACCGACACGGGCAACGGGACGTACTGGTGCACCGCGCGCGTGGAGCAGTCGAGTGAGGGCGCGCACTCGGTGAGTGTGGGCGTGCGCTTCGACGACACGCGGTGGTTCCGGGGTCGGGATACGCCCAATCGCGGTGTGTCGCGGCACGCGGTCGAGACGTGCTGCCGCCGCGCTCCCGCGGACCTCGAGGCGACATGGCGCGGGCAGGCGTGGCCGAACGTCCGCACGCCGCGGACGCTCCTCGCGACCCTGCCGACGGGGGCGTTCCCCGGCGTCGACACGACGGAGATGTACGAGTTCCTGCAGGCGCACGCGCCGGCGGACTGACGGCGGGCGGCAGCGGCGCGGTCCCGGGGCGTGCCGTCGGGCGGAGTTCGTGGGTAGGGGGGGGGTGGGGGTGTGCCGTCGGGCGGAGTTCGTGGGGTCCGGGGGTGGTCGGGGGTGTGCCGTCGGGCGGAGTTCGTGGGTGACACGCCGGTTCGGGATGCCGGTGGCCCGGCGTGTCGGGTCGGGACTCCGCGTGACGGTCCGGGTGCGCGGCTCGGGCTGGTCGTGGCCGGTGGTCGGGGGTGTGCCGTCGGGCGGAGTCCGGGGGCCCGGGGGTGGTCGGGGGTGTGCCGTCGGGCGGAGTTCGTGGGTGACACGCCGGTTCGGGATGCCGGTGTCCCGGCGTGTTGGCTCTGGACTCCGCGTGACGGTCCGGGTACGCGGCTCGGGCTGGTTGTGGCGGGTGGACGGGGGTGTGCCGTCGGGCGGAGTTTGCGGGTGACACGCCGGTGCGGGATGCCGGTGGCCCGGCGTGTCGGGTCGGGACTCCGCGTGACGGTCCGGGGACGAGCCCGGCCACCACACCGAGGCCCCGCGTCGAGGCCGACGGGTTGACCATAAACCTGACACGTGTAAGGTTTCTGATCAGTGAGCTCCACCCCCCCGGAGCGCTTTCGATGAGGAGAGCAGTCATGAAGCACACCCTCGCGGCATCCACCGCGATCGTCGGACTCGTCCTGGGCGGTTTCGCCGCGGCATCCCCTGCCGTCGCCGCGCCGCCCTCCGCCGCGACCGAGAAGCCCGGACCCCCGGGTCATGCCGGACCGCCCGCGCACGCCGGCCCCGGCGCGCGCGACCTCGAGCGGTACGCCGCAGACACCTGGGCATCTCTCGCGGCGATGGCCCACGAGAACACCGGCCTGCCCGACGACAACATCGGTGGCGCGCTCGATGAGTCCACGGCATCCGGATACACCTCGCCCACCAACATCGGCGGCTACCTCTGGTCGACCGTGACCGCGCGCGACCTCGGGATCATCAGCGCCGACGAGGCGCGCGAGCGCCTCACCGCCACCGTCGCGACGCTCGAGACGATGGAGCGGAACGAGGGCAGCGGGATGTACTACAACTGGTACGCCCCGGACACCGGCGCGAAGCTCGAGGTCTTCCCGACTTCGGGCGAGGTCATCCACCCGTTCCTCAGTACGGTCGACAACGGCTGGCTTGCGGCGGGCTTGCGGATCGTCCGCGAGGCGGAGCCGACGCTCGCGGACCGCGCCGACGCGCTGTATGAGTCGATGGACTTTTCGGCTTTCTTCGACGCGGCGGGCGCGGCGGGTCTTCCGGCCGGAACGAACCGCGGCGGCTTTTGGGAGGCTCCTCCCGGTGACGGCTGCGCGGTGGAGGCGCCGATGTACAACGGCAGCGGCGAGACGGCGTTCTACACGTGCCACCACTACGACACGACGGTGAGCGAGAGTCGCATCGCGACCTACCTCGGCATCGCGGAGGGCTCCATCCCGGCATCCGGTCTGTACGGCACGCACCGCACGATGCCGGCGGGCTGCGACTGGGCGTGGCAGGAGCAGCTGCCCACCGGCGACACCCGCACCTATGACGGTGTCGACGTCTTCGAGGGTGTGTATTCCTACGACGGCATGAGTTTCGTCCCGAGCTGGGGAGGCAGCATGTTCGAGGCGCTCATGCCCGACCTGCTCATCCCCGAAGCTGAGTGGGGCCCGCGCTCGTGGGGCGTCAACCACCCGATCACCGTCGAGGTGCAGAAGCGTCACGGCCTCGACGAGGCCGGCTACGGGTACTGGGGCTTCTCGCCCGCCAGCAACCCGTTCGGCGGATATGCCGAATACGGCGTCGACATCGCCGGCATCCGCTCCGACGGCTACACCTCGGATGCCGAGAAGACCGACGTCGACGTCGACCGCCCCGGCTGCTCGGAGGGCACGAACCCGAACCCGACGTTCGGCGATGGTGTCGTCACGCCGCACGCCGCGTTCCTCGCCCTGCCCTATGACCGCCAGGGCGTGCTGAAGAACCTGCGCGGCCTCGAGAAGAAGCTCGGCGCGTATGGCCCCGGCGGCTTCTACGACGCGGTCGCCGTCAAGAGCGGCACGGTCGCCGAGCGGTACCTGTCGCTGGATCAGTCGAT
Protein-coding regions in this window:
- a CDS encoding glucoamylase family protein, whose translation is MKHTLAASTAIVGLVLGGFAAASPAVAAPPSAATEKPGPPGHAGPPAHAGPGARDLERYAADTWASLAAMAHENTGLPDDNIGGALDESTASGYTSPTNIGGYLWSTVTARDLGIISADEARERLTATVATLETMERNEGSGMYYNWYAPDTGAKLEVFPTSGEVIHPFLSTVDNGWLAAGLRIVREAEPTLADRADALYESMDFSAFFDAAGAAGLPAGTNRGGFWEAPPGDGCAVEAPMYNGSGETAFYTCHHYDTTVSESRIATYLGIAEGSIPASGLYGTHRTMPAGCDWAWQEQLPTGDTRTYDGVDVFEGVYSYDGMSFVPSWGGSMFEALMPDLLIPEAEWGPRSWGVNHPITVEVQKRHGLDEAGYGYWGFSPASNPFGGYAEYGVDIAGIRSDGYTSDAEKTDVDVDRPGCSEGTNPNPTFGDGVVTPHAAFLALPYDRQGVLKNLRGLEKKLGAYGPGGFYDAVAVKSGTVAERYLSLDQSMIMAAIGNALTGDSLKDYMVDDRMEQNLRPAIEQQVFGSSWGASRP